A window from Peromyscus eremicus chromosome 1, PerEre_H2_v1, whole genome shotgun sequence encodes these proteins:
- the LOC131896572 gene encoding proteasome maturation protein-like — protein sequence MNARGLGSQLKDSIPVTELSASGPFESHDLLRKGFSSVKNELLPSHLLELSEKNFQLNQDKMNFSTLRNIQGLFAPMKLQMEFKAVQQVQHLPFLPSSNLFLDILRGNDKTIGFEDILNDPSQSELMGELHLMVEYKLGLL from the coding sequence ATGAACGCCAGAGGCCTTGGGTCACAGCTGAAGGACAGTATTCCAGTTACAGAGCTCTCAGCGAGTGGGCCTTTTGAGAGTCATGATCTCCTCCGGAAAGGGTTTTCTTCTGTGAAAAATGAACTTTTGCCCAGTCACCTTCTtgaattatcagaaaaaaatttccAGCTCAACCAAGACAAGATGAACTTTTCCACCCTGAGGAACATCCAGGGTCTGTTTGCCCCCATGAAGTTACAGATGGAGTTCAAGGCAGTGCAGCAGGTTCAGCATCTTCCATTCCTTCCAAGCTCAAACCTGTTCCTGGATATTTTGAGGGGTAATGACAAGACCATTGGTTTTGAGGATATTCTTAATGATCCGTCACAGAGTGAACTGATGGGCGAGCTGCACTTGATGGTGGAGTACAAGCTGGGTTTGCTGTAG